In Paraflavitalea devenefica, the following are encoded in one genomic region:
- a CDS encoding HAD family hydrolase, with protein MSRIDTIVFDLGGVLVDWNPEYVYRTIFDNEEDMRWFFKNITTSDWNEEQDAGRTLAEGTEILVKQFPHHEDNIRAYYGRWEEMLGGPIQGTVEILRHLKHKTNYRLYALTNWSAETFPIALKKYEFLHWFEGIVVSGDEKTRKPFLPIYQTLISRFNIDPARAVYTDDNVRNLHPAKELGLHTVHFQSPEQFKRDLQVLGVTV; from the coding sequence ATGAGCCGTATAGATACCATTGTTTTTGATCTGGGAGGTGTATTGGTAGACTGGAATCCAGAATACGTATACAGGACCATTTTTGACAATGAAGAAGACATGCGCTGGTTTTTTAAGAACATTACCACCAGCGATTGGAATGAAGAGCAGGATGCCGGTCGCACATTGGCAGAAGGCACGGAGATACTGGTAAAACAATTCCCGCATCACGAAGACAATATCCGGGCTTATTATGGCCGCTGGGAAGAAATGCTGGGTGGACCTATCCAAGGAACGGTAGAGATCCTTCGTCACCTGAAACACAAAACCAATTACCGGTTATATGCCCTCACCAACTGGAGTGCAGAAACCTTTCCCATAGCTTTAAAAAAATACGAGTTCCTGCATTGGTTTGAAGGCATCGTGGTATCGGGCGATGAAAAGACCCGGAAACCTTTCCTGCCCATCTATCAAACCCTCATCAGCCGGTTTAACATTGACCCTGCCCGGGCGGTGTACACAGATGATAATGTACGCAACCTCCATCCTGCCAAAGAACTGGGCCTGCATACTGTACACTTCCAGTCACCTGAACAGTTCAAAAGAGACCTGCAGGTATTGGGAGTAACTGTCTGA
- a CDS encoding RidA family protein — MSNRINISSGAKWEDIVGYSRAVKVGNTIEVTGTVAADENGQLVGKGDAYQQTHFIIGKIEKVLQQAGASLKDVVRTRMFVTDISRWEEYGKAHGEYFSTIKPCTSMIEVKGLIEPDYLIEIEATAIIGG; from the coding sequence ATGTCTAATCGCATCAACATCTCTTCCGGGGCCAAATGGGAGGACATTGTCGGGTATAGCCGGGCTGTTAAGGTCGGCAATACCATTGAAGTAACAGGAACCGTAGCAGCAGATGAAAACGGCCAACTTGTTGGCAAAGGAGACGCTTACCAGCAAACCCACTTCATCATTGGCAAAATTGAGAAAGTATTACAACAGGCCGGCGCTTCCCTGAAAGATGTAGTGCGCACCCGGATGTTTGTAACCGACATCAGCCGCTGGGAGGAATATGGAAAAGCTCACGGGGAATACTTCAGCACCATAAAGCCCTGCACCTCCATGATAGAAGTAAAGGGACTGATAGAACCCGATTATCTTATTGAAATTGAAGCCACCGCTATTATCGGCGGATAG
- a CDS encoding biopolymer transporter ExbD, producing MAEINTATTGDKPGVRRSKKLSTRVDLTPMVDLGFLLITFFIFTFTISKPAAMKLNMPDDTKPVIKDMNVGESSALTVLPLANDKVFYYHGTLAVAMKNGTYGIVNYSFKDGLGQVIRDKQVAMDRSGKVPRKDLTLMIKPTGEATYQNVVDVLDEVKINDVKIYALMNITEEEKAILRERKAGL from the coding sequence ATGGCTGAAATAAATACCGCCACCACCGGTGATAAACCCGGTGTGCGGCGCAGTAAAAAACTGTCTACCCGCGTGGACCTCACGCCCATGGTAGACCTTGGATTCCTGCTCATCACCTTTTTTATTTTCACTTTTACCATATCAAAGCCGGCAGCCATGAAATTGAATATGCCCGATGACACCAAGCCAGTGATAAAAGACATGAACGTTGGCGAAAGCTCGGCACTGACGGTGCTGCCACTGGCCAATGATAAGGTATTTTATTACCACGGAACACTGGCGGTAGCCATGAAAAATGGCACCTATGGCATCGTTAATTATTCTTTTAAAGACGGCTTGGGCCAGGTGATCCGCGACAAACAGGTGGCCATGGACAGATCGGGCAAAGTACCCCGGAAAGATCTTACCCTCATGATCAAGCCAACCGGAGAAGCTACTTATCAGAATGTCGTTGACGTTCTTGACGAAGTGAAGATCAATGATGTGAAGATCTACGCATTGATGAATATTACCGAAGAAGAAAAAGCCATACTCCGGGAAAGGAAGGCAGGATTATAA
- a CDS encoding methionine aminotransferase: MHIQSKLPEVGTTIFTVMSALATEHKAVNLGQGFPDYPMPEALIVAVNKAMQDGFNQYAPMPGWMPLRESLAVKINFLYNTTVNPDTEITITPGGTYAIYTALTTVLQPGDEVIVFEPAYDSYIPNIQVNGAIPVLIDLQFPDYRIDWNEVRSKITPRTRMIMLNTPHNPTGAVLREDDIQQLRAVVKDTNILILSDEVYEHLIFDQLPHQSMLRYPDLLSCSFVCFSFGKVYHCTGWKLGYCVAPAAFTKEFRKVHQFNCFSCHTPSQVALAGFLKNRESYLQLSPEMQQKRDYFSRLMADTRFTSLPSYGSYFQCYKYDRISEEGDKDFAIRITKEYGIATIPVSAFYQSGEDNKVIRFCFAKKESTLEQAVERLRKI; encoded by the coding sequence ATGCATATCCAATCTAAGCTACCCGAGGTTGGCACTACCATCTTTACGGTTATGAGTGCCCTGGCTACGGAACACAAAGCGGTGAATCTTGGACAGGGATTTCCTGATTATCCCATGCCGGAGGCATTGATAGTGGCGGTAAACAAAGCCATGCAGGATGGTTTCAACCAATATGCGCCTATGCCCGGCTGGATGCCGCTACGCGAGTCCCTCGCAGTCAAAATAAACTTTCTGTACAATACGACAGTCAATCCTGATACCGAAATAACCATTACGCCCGGCGGCACCTATGCTATTTATACAGCACTGACCACCGTTTTACAGCCCGGCGATGAAGTGATCGTTTTTGAACCGGCTTATGATAGTTATATCCCCAACATCCAGGTGAACGGCGCCATACCGGTATTAATAGACCTGCAATTTCCGGACTACCGGATTGACTGGAATGAGGTGCGCAGCAAAATAACGCCCCGCACCCGCATGATCATGCTGAATACGCCGCACAATCCTACCGGGGCTGTATTGCGGGAAGATGATATACAACAACTACGTGCTGTGGTGAAGGATACCAATATCCTCATTCTTTCTGATGAGGTATATGAGCATCTCATTTTTGATCAGTTGCCGCACCAAAGCATGCTGCGTTACCCCGATCTGCTCAGCTGCAGTTTTGTATGCTTTTCTTTTGGGAAAGTGTACCATTGCACGGGTTGGAAACTGGGCTACTGTGTAGCGCCTGCAGCCTTTACCAAAGAGTTCAGGAAAGTGCACCAGTTCAACTGCTTCAGTTGCCATACACCTTCGCAGGTGGCGCTGGCCGGCTTCCTGAAAAACCGGGAATCGTACCTGCAGTTATCACCGGAAATGCAACAAAAGCGGGATTACTTCAGCCGGCTCATGGCAGATACCCGTTTTACGTCTTTACCCAGTTATGGCAGCTATTTCCAGTGCTATAAATATGACCGTATCAGTGAAGAGGGCGATAAAGACTTTGCTATCCGCATCACCAAAGAATATGGTATTGCCACCATACCGGTATCTGCTTTCTACCAGTCGGGGGAGGACAACAAGGTCATCCGTTTTTGTTTCGCTAAAAAAGAATCTACGCTGGAGCAGGCGGTAGAACGGTTACGGAAGATCTAA
- a CDS encoding GNAT family N-acetyltransferase, whose translation MITIEPMQTAQAPILLDIYRQGIASGMATFETSVPEWPVFNAKYLPHSRIMAKEGDEITGWAALSPVSSRECYQGVAEVSVYVAEAHQRKGIGRLLLMALIEESEKNNIWSLLSVIHEENRASIHLHEQCGFRYIGYRERIAQLDGVWRTTVMMERRSNMVGV comes from the coding sequence ATGATCACCATTGAACCGATGCAAACTGCACAGGCTCCTATACTGCTGGATATTTACCGCCAGGGTATTGCCTCTGGTATGGCCACCTTTGAAACTTCGGTACCGGAATGGCCGGTCTTCAATGCCAAGTACCTGCCTCACTCACGCATCATGGCCAAAGAAGGAGATGAAATTACAGGCTGGGCAGCGTTGTCACCTGTTTCCTCGCGTGAATGCTACCAGGGGGTGGCCGAAGTGAGCGTGTATGTGGCAGAAGCCCACCAGCGCAAAGGCATTGGCCGTTTGTTACTGATGGCGCTCATTGAGGAAAGCGAGAAAAACAACATCTGGTCACTGCTGAGTGTCATCCATGAAGAAAACCGGGCCAGTATACACCTGCATGAGCAGTGCGGCTTCCGGTACATTGGCTATCGGGAACGTATTGCCCAGTTGGATGGTGTTTGGAGAACCACTGTTATGATGGAAAGACGCAGCAACATGGTAGGGGTTTAA
- the feoB gene encoding ferrous iron transport protein B, which translates to MRETIHIALVGNPNSGKSSLFNALTGLNQKVGNFPGVTVDKKVGSSAISATMTATIIDLPGTYSLYPRREDEWVAYRVLMQQDKEVDPEMVVLIADASNLKRNLLFASQIIDLKIPVVIGLTMMDLAKQKGIKIDVAELERELGVPIIPINPRKNKGIPQLKKAIEQTALHLYKMPVRDFINNEALAPNAVKEVKETVANLSDYKAIHYLINHESFALHNGLQEKIEAIEVANKFNHTKTQAEEILQRYQRIGTILKQSVSEPSPLQKTLFTEKLDDVLLHRRWGYLILLSVLFLLFQSVFWLADYPMSWIETGFNAFNDYLTAVLPKASWSDLLINGLIAGIGGIVVFIPQIMILFGLITILEDTGYMARISFLTDKLMRKAGLNGKSVMPMISGFACAVPAIMSARNIENKKERLLTIFVTPLMSCSARLPVYGLLIGLVIPKQLLWGFISLQGLVMMCLYLLGLVMALVTAYVAKWFIKVKEKSYFILELPVYRSPRWKNVLVTMVSKARIFVVDAGKVIIVISLILWVLSTYGPGERMTAVHTKYEQLISQEKDEDKLKELKREQGTALLENSYAGILGKSIEPAIAPLGFDWKIGIALITSFAAREVFVGTMATLYSVEQDDNATLNERMHSSVKPDGSKVYTLASGLSLMVFYVFAMQCMSTLAVVKRETRSWKWPTVQLIYMTGLAYIMSLIVFQLFK; encoded by the coding sequence ATGAGGGAAACGATTCATATTGCATTGGTAGGCAACCCCAACAGTGGCAAAAGCTCACTGTTCAACGCCCTGACCGGGTTGAACCAGAAAGTAGGGAACTTTCCGGGGGTGACGGTAGATAAGAAGGTAGGCAGCTCGGCTATTTCAGCTACGATGACTGCCACCATTATTGACCTGCCCGGTACCTATAGCCTGTATCCCCGCCGGGAAGACGAATGGGTAGCTTACCGGGTGCTGATGCAACAGGACAAGGAGGTAGACCCGGAAATGGTGGTGCTGATAGCGGACGCCAGCAACCTGAAGCGCAACCTGTTATTCGCTTCCCAGATCATTGACCTTAAAATACCGGTGGTAATTGGCCTTACTATGATGGACCTGGCCAAGCAAAAGGGGATCAAGATTGATGTGGCCGAACTGGAGAGAGAACTGGGCGTGCCCATCATCCCCATCAACCCCCGCAAGAATAAAGGCATTCCCCAGCTTAAAAAGGCCATTGAACAAACAGCCCTGCACCTCTACAAAATGCCGGTGCGCGATTTCATCAATAATGAAGCACTGGCGCCCAATGCAGTAAAAGAAGTAAAGGAAACAGTAGCCAATCTGAGCGATTATAAAGCGATCCACTACCTTATTAACCATGAATCTTTCGCCCTGCACAATGGATTGCAGGAAAAGATCGAAGCTATTGAAGTAGCCAATAAGTTCAATCATACCAAAACGCAGGCAGAAGAGATCCTGCAGCGTTACCAGCGCATTGGGACCATCCTGAAGCAATCAGTATCAGAGCCCTCCCCGTTGCAGAAAACATTGTTTACCGAAAAGCTGGATGATGTACTGCTGCACCGTCGCTGGGGTTATTTGATTTTGTTGTCTGTATTATTCCTGTTATTCCAGAGTGTGTTCTGGCTGGCCGATTATCCCATGAGCTGGATTGAAACGGGGTTCAATGCATTTAACGATTACCTTACCGCAGTATTGCCGAAGGCTTCCTGGAGCGATCTGCTGATCAACGGATTGATCGCCGGGATTGGCGGCATTGTCGTGTTCATCCCGCAGATCATGATCCTTTTTGGCCTGATCACGATCCTGGAAGATACCGGCTATATGGCCCGCATCAGCTTTTTGACGGACAAACTGATGCGCAAAGCCGGACTGAACGGGAAAAGCGTGATGCCCATGATCAGTGGGTTTGCCTGTGCCGTGCCCGCCATTATGAGCGCCCGCAATATTGAGAACAAGAAGGAACGGTTACTCACCATTTTTGTTACGCCATTGATGAGCTGCAGCGCCCGCCTGCCAGTGTATGGCCTTCTCATTGGGCTGGTGATCCCCAAGCAACTTTTGTGGGGCTTTATCAGCTTACAGGGCCTGGTGATGATGTGCCTGTACCTGTTGGGGCTGGTCATGGCCCTGGTTACCGCCTATGTTGCCAAATGGTTCATTAAGGTCAAAGAGAAAAGTTATTTTATTCTTGAACTACCTGTTTATCGAAGCCCCCGCTGGAAAAATGTACTGGTTACCATGGTAAGCAAGGCCAGGATCTTTGTGGTGGACGCCGGTAAAGTGATCATTGTCATCAGCCTCATTTTATGGGTATTGAGCACGTACGGACCTGGCGAAAGAATGACAGCCGTCCATACTAAGTATGAACAGTTGATCAGTCAGGAAAAGGATGAAGATAAGTTGAAGGAGCTGAAAAGAGAGCAAGGAACGGCCCTGCTGGAAAACTCATACGCAGGCATCCTGGGCAAAAGCATTGAACCGGCCATCGCTCCGCTGGGATTCGACTGGAAGATTGGCATTGCCCTGATCACTTCTTTTGCCGCCAGGGAAGTATTTGTAGGCACCATGGCCACCCTGTATAGCGTGGAACAGGATGATAATGCTACACTCAACGAAAGGATGCACTCATCTGTGAAACCGGATGGCAGTAAAGTATATACCCTGGCATCGGGACTTTCCCTGATGGTTTTTTATGTTTTTGCGATGCAGTGCATGAGCACGCTGGCTGTAGTAAAACGGGAAACCCGGAGCTGGAAATGGCCAACGGTCCAATTGATCTACATGACCGGACTGGCTTATATCATGAGCCTGATCGTTTTTCAGTTATTTAAATAA
- a CDS encoding 2-hydroxyacid dehydrogenase → MKIAFFSTQSYDRHYFNHYNTGHELVFFEAPLNEQTVNLAAGFGTVCAFVNDILSATVIDQLAAQGVQLIAMRCAGYNNVDLAAARAHHIPVVRVPAYSPYAVAEHAVALILALNRKTHKAYNRVREGNFSLERLTGFDLHGKTVGVIGTGQIGQVFAGIMQGFGCRVLAFDVIANRDMEARGVEYLPLIKLLPECDIISLHCPLNEQTKHIINAQTLGMMKQGVMLINTSRGGLMDTRAAIDALKSGRLGYLGIDVYEQEEKLFFHNLSEEIIHDDMIMRLMSFPNVLVTAHQGFFTDEALTQIAQTTMQSISDFEQGKPLKNKI, encoded by the coding sequence ATGAAAATAGCCTTCTTCTCCACCCAATCTTACGATCGTCACTATTTCAACCACTATAATACAGGACATGAGCTGGTATTTTTTGAAGCACCGCTGAATGAACAGACGGTGAACCTGGCCGCCGGCTTCGGGACTGTCTGCGCCTTTGTGAATGATATTTTGTCGGCCACAGTGATTGACCAACTGGCGGCGCAGGGCGTGCAACTGATCGCCATGCGGTGTGCCGGGTACAATAATGTTGACCTGGCAGCCGCCAGGGCGCATCACATTCCCGTAGTGCGGGTGCCTGCCTACTCTCCTTACGCAGTAGCCGAACACGCCGTGGCCCTGATCCTGGCCCTTAACCGCAAAACCCATAAAGCCTATAACCGGGTGCGGGAAGGTAATTTCTCCCTGGAGCGGTTAACGGGTTTTGACCTGCATGGAAAAACGGTGGGCGTAATTGGTACCGGCCAGATCGGGCAGGTATTTGCCGGCATTATGCAGGGTTTTGGCTGCCGGGTGCTGGCATTTGATGTAATTGCCAACAGGGATATGGAAGCCAGAGGTGTGGAATACCTGCCGCTGATCAAACTACTGCCCGAATGCGACATAATTTCCCTGCATTGCCCGCTCAATGAGCAAACCAAACATATTATCAATGCCCAGACTCTTGGCATGATGAAGCAGGGCGTCATGCTGATCAATACCAGCCGGGGCGGATTGATGGATACCCGGGCAGCCATTGATGCCCTGAAAAGCGGCCGGCTGGGTTACCTGGGCATTGACGTATACGAACAGGAGGAAAAGCTGTTTTTCCATAATCTGTCGGAAGAGATCATTCATGACGATATGATCATGCGGCTGATGAGCTTTCCCAATGTGCTGGTCACTGCCCACCAGGGTTTCTTTACCGATGAGGCCCTGACCCAGATTGCCCAAACGACGATGCAGAGTATCAGCGATTTTGAGCAGGGAAAGCCGCTAAAGAATAAGATCTGA
- the asnS gene encoding asparagine--tRNA ligase produces MFNKRVKIKELLVAETTGHEVTVMGWVRTFRNNQFIALNDGSTNNNLQIVVELGMLDEATLKRITTSASLKVTGQVVPSQGKGQKVEVKATSIEILGDSDAEKYPLQPKKHSLEFLREIAHLRFRTNTFGAVFRVRHSLAFAVHQFFHEKGFVYMHTPIITASDAEGAGEMFRVTTLPADNPPKDEDGSINFKEDFFGRATNLTVSGQLEGELAAMAFSEIYTFGPTFRAENSNTARHLAEFWMIEPEMAFYDLEDNMNLAEEFIKYLIRFAMENNREDLEFLAQRLAEEEKQLPQDKRSEMGLIEKLEFVLNNNFERITYTEAIDILLNSPAYKKKKFQYEVKWGVDMQSEHERYLVEKHFKKPVIVTGYPKAIKSFYMRENEDGKTVAAMDILAPGIGEIVGGSQREERLDKLTERMKEMNIPAEEMWWFLDTRRFGTVPHAGFGLGFERMVLFVTGMTNIRDVIAFPRTPKNAEF; encoded by the coding sequence ATGTTCAACAAACGGGTAAAGATCAAGGAACTGCTGGTTGCTGAGACAACAGGCCACGAGGTAACAGTAATGGGTTGGGTGCGCACTTTCCGCAACAACCAATTTATAGCGCTGAATGACGGTTCCACCAATAATAACCTGCAGATCGTTGTTGAACTGGGTATGCTGGACGAAGCTACGCTCAAGCGTATTACTACCAGCGCCTCCCTGAAGGTAACGGGCCAGGTAGTTCCCTCTCAGGGTAAAGGGCAAAAAGTAGAAGTAAAAGCTACGTCCATTGAAATATTGGGCGACAGTGACGCGGAGAAATACCCGTTGCAACCCAAAAAGCACAGCCTGGAGTTCTTGCGGGAAATCGCCCACCTGCGTTTCCGTACCAATACCTTTGGCGCTGTATTCCGGGTGCGCCACTCGCTGGCTTTTGCTGTTCACCAATTCTTCCATGAAAAAGGATTTGTGTACATGCATACGCCCATCATCACGGCCAGTGATGCCGAAGGCGCCGGTGAGATGTTTCGGGTAACCACCCTGCCGGCTGATAATCCGCCAAAGGATGAGGACGGTTCCATCAACTTCAAGGAAGACTTCTTTGGCCGTGCCACCAACCTGACCGTGAGCGGACAACTGGAAGGCGAGCTGGCAGCAATGGCCTTTAGTGAGATCTATACGTTCGGCCCTACTTTCCGCGCCGAAAATTCCAATACGGCCCGTCACTTGGCTGAGTTTTGGATGATAGAACCGGAGATGGCTTTCTATGACCTGGAAGATAACATGAACCTGGCCGAGGAATTTATCAAATACCTCATCCGCTTTGCGATGGAGAACAACCGGGAAGACCTGGAGTTCCTGGCACAGCGGCTGGCCGAAGAAGAAAAGCAACTGCCGCAGGACAAGCGCAGTGAAATGGGGCTCATAGAAAAGCTGGAGTTTGTACTCAACAACAATTTTGAACGCATCACTTATACAGAAGCCATTGATATCTTACTCAATTCACCGGCCTACAAAAAGAAGAAATTCCAGTATGAAGTGAAATGGGGTGTGGATATGCAAAGTGAGCATGAACGCTACCTGGTGGAAAAACATTTCAAGAAACCGGTTATCGTTACCGGTTATCCCAAGGCCATCAAATCATTCTACATGCGCGAGAATGAGGATGGCAAAACGGTAGCAGCGATGGATATCCTGGCTCCGGGCATTGGTGAAATTGTAGGTGGTTCACAACGGGAAGAGCGCCTGGATAAGCTCACCGAAAGGATGAAAGAAATGAACATCCCTGCCGAAGAAATGTGGTGGTTCCTCGATACCCGCCGTTTTGGTACCGTGCCACACGCCGGCTTTGGATTAGGCTTTGAGCGGATGGTGTTATTCGTTACCGGCATGACCAATATCCGCGATGTGATTGCCTTCCCGCGTACCCCAAAGAATGCGGAGTTTTAA